From the genome of Kluyveromyces lactis strain NRRL Y-1140 chromosome F complete sequence:
CTGCCgttttggaatatttggCCGCTGAAATCTTGGAATTGGCCGGTAACGCTGCTAGAGACAACAAGAAGACCAGAATCATCCCAAGACATTTGCAATTGGCTATCAGAAACGATGAcgaattgaacaaattgttGGGTAACGTGACCATCGCTCAAGGTGGTGTCTTGCCAAACATTCACCAAAACTTGTTGCCaaagaaatcttccaaGGCTAAGGCTTCTCAAGAATTATAATAAGCCTGAGCAAAGGggggaaaaaaaagaatggaatGCATACaaattttattttaatatgaaaacaaaattcATCGGGTCTGTCACTAATATATCTTTCTTATGTTTATTCTGAGTTGGCATTGGCATCATTTTAAACACACAAATTACTTTATCAAACAAGGAGAAATGGGGGGATTCTCTGTTTCATCTCTTTGTATGGGATAgttattttttatttgtaCTATAttttaaatatatatataaactACTTCATCCTACGTTATGAGGTATATCTTTAATCGTCATGAATTTCGGGTTAGAttactttctttcaatgactttcaattctgtctgtgttgttgattttgacaCATTATTGTCCTTTTCCTGTCTTTTAACATTGAATATTCCCTTGAATGTATTTTAGATTAATTTGGACAAAGTTGTTTTAGATCAAGAAGAGagtagaaaagaaaaattaatTACTATTAACGGTATAACTATTTAGTGTTGATATGAGTCTTATTAGATTTAAATAACCTTTTGAAGAACGAACCTTTCtcgttcttcttcttgctTTTCGTCTTCTCATTGATACGTGGGGTGTTATCGATGGAGGGGGACGAGGCTGGGATCACGTGATCGGGATTGCCTGGTTCGTTTACATCGACAGGAGTAGCAGCAGTGCTAGCTGCTAGCACCGTGGTATCCTCAGTGACGACAACGGGGTTCGCCCCGGATTCGTGTCGAAgcgaagaagaagaacttgtgttattattgttattgtGATTATTGTTATTGTGATTAATATTATGACCACTGGCATTAGTGTCAAAATTGTCAGTTGTTCCATTGGACGGAGCGACGTCCGGTGGTTGTTGAGAATATTGTTTTCCACGGTGTTGTTTTGGTGGTTGATTACCAGAGTTCTCTTGGCTGAACTGGACAACCCTATCGAGTATACTCTTgacttttttctttggatgTCGGCTCTTTTCATTTGTTGGAATCGCCGCAGTAGGTTGTTGCAATTGTTCGTGTTGAATTTGTTCCTCACGCGTGGGCAAGTGCAGTGTGGTCGGGAGCACATGTGGTTGCTCGACATCTGCATCTTCAAGTATCGGTGTCATTTCGT
Proteins encoded in this window:
- the HTA1 gene encoding histone H2A (similar to uniprot|P04911 Saccharomyces cerevisiae YDR225W HTA1 One of two nearly identical (see also HTA2) histone H2A subtypes core histone required for chromatin assembly and chromosome function DNA damage-dependent phosphorylation by Mec1p facilitates DNA repair acetylated by Nat4p and similar to YBL003C uniprot|P04912 Saccharomyces cerevisiae YBL003C HTA2 One of two nearly identical (see also HTA1) histone H2A subtypes; core histone required for chromatin assembly and chromosome function; DNA damage- dependent phosphorylation by Mec1p facilitates DNA repair; acetylated by Nat4p); translated protein: MSGKGGKAGSAAKASQSRSAKAGLTFPVGRVHRLLRKGNYAQRIGSGAPVYLTAVLEYLAAEILELAGNAARDNKKTRIIPRHLQLAIRNDDELNKLLGNVTIAQGGVLPNIHQNLLPKKSSKAKASQEL